A genomic region of Arachis hypogaea cultivar Tifrunner chromosome 5, arahy.Tifrunner.gnm2.J5K5, whole genome shotgun sequence contains the following coding sequences:
- the LOC112803851 gene encoding uncharacterized mitochondrial protein AtMg00820-like, translated as MATRSQTGIFNPKALTSSQWKAAIDEEYASLMKCKTWKLVDPSTAANPITCRWVFRIKRQPDRSIQKYKARLVTKGFHQRKGVNYGEVFSLVAKPMTVCVVMAVALSR; from the exons ATGGCAACTAGAAGTCAGACGGGTATTTTCAATCCCAAG GCTCTCACCTCATCACAGTGGAAGGCGGCTATAGACGAAGAGTATGCTTCCTTGATGAAGTGCAAAACTTGGAAGCTTGTAGATCCCTCCACAGCAGCAAATCCAATTACATGTCGATGGGTATTCCGCATCAAAAGGCAGCCGGATAGAAGTATCCAGAAGTACAAGGCGCGACTGGTGACAAAAGGCTTTCATCAAAGGAAAGGCGTTAATTATGGGGAAGTATTCAGTCTGGTGGCTAAACCTATGACAGTCTGTGTTGTCATGGCAGTTGCTTTGTCGAGATAG
- the LOC112802223 gene encoding NAC domain-containing protein 55, with amino-acid sequence MEENLPPGFRFHPTDEELITYYLTRKVSENGFTSKAIAVVDLNKSEPWDLPGKASMGEKEWYFFSLRDRKYPTGLRTNRATESGYWKTTGKDKEIFRGGVLVGMKKTLVFYKGRAPRGEKSNWVMHEYRLENKNPFRTKDEWVVCRVFQKSIAAKKPPQQTSSSQPESPCDDTTSLVNEFGDVIELPNLNTNINNNNNSSSSSSSALFPNNILISGQHIHHHHDLTNNNNNNNVNTNMNLAMNWPPSSDHNINNVPWPSVGLLNPSISSMNSLILKALQLRNNYQQREVASTFAPSSYIMPHHQGLVVPHQQVIGTNNNDDLITTSSNLINASSSSSKVLECMPHQQQQQQQQEQPFNLDSLW; translated from the exons ATGGAAGAGAATCTACCTCCTGGATTCAGATTCCACCCAACAGATGAAGAGCTTATAACATATTATCTTACAAGAAAAGTCTCTGAAAATGGATTCACTTCTAAAGCTATTGCTGTTGTTGATCTTAACAAGTCTGAGCCTTGGGACCTTCCAG GTAAGGCAAGCATGGGTGAGAAGGAATGGTACTTCTTCAGTTTAAGAGATAGAAAGTATCCAACAGGACTAAGAACAAATAGGGCAACAGAATCAGGGTATTGGAAGACCACAGGCAAAGACAAAGAGATATTTCGTGGTGGGGTTTTGGTTGGAATGAAGAAAACCCTAGTCTTTTATAAGGGTAGGGCTCCAAGGGGTGAGAAAAGTAATTGGGTCATGCATGAATATAGACTTGAGAACAAGAATCCCTTTAGAACTAAG GATGAATGGGTAGTGTGCAGGGTATTCCAAAAGAGCATAGCAGCGAAAAAACCGCCGCAACAAACATCATCCTCCCAACCTGAATCCCCATGTGATGACACAACCTCTTTGGTCAATGAATTTGGTGATGTTATTGAGCTTCCAAATCTAAACAccaacattaataataataataattcttcatcatcatcctcaagtGCTTTATTCCCTAACAACATTCTTATTTCAGGACAACACATTCATCATCACCATGACCtaaccaataataataacaataataatgttaACACAAACATGAACTTAGCAATGAATTGGCCACCATCAAGTGATCATAATATTAATAATGTTCCATGGCCTTCAGTAGGGTTGTTGAATCCAAGtatttcatcaatgaattccttgATTCTCAAGGCATTGCAGCTTAGGAATAATTATCAACAAAGAGAAGTTGCATCCACATTTGCACCATCATCATATATTATGCCTCATCATCAAGGACTAGTAGTTCCTCATCAACAAGTTATTGGAACCAATAATAATGATGACCTAATAACAACTTCTTCAAATCTCATcaatgcttcttcttcttcatcaaaagTTTTGGAATGTATGCCacatcagcaacaacaacaacaacaacaggagCAACCATTCAATTTGGACTCCCTTTGGTAA